The sequence AGCAGTAATTTTGTCATCTGTTTGGTGTATTGCTGCCGTGCCAACCGTGTTTCGTCGTTTCTTCATCGGGCTTATTCTTTGCCTGCCCGCCCTTTCCCACGCCTGTGACAGCTTGCCCTCCTGGGCGCAATCCGCCTGTCAGCGGCTGGACCAGATCTGGACTGAAGGCGGCGACGATCTGTATGTGTCGGGCTACGCCTGGCATAACCGTTCGATGTACAGCGCCTCCAAGATCCGCTCCTTCAACGAAAAAGCCTGGGGTGGCGGCTGGGGGCGCAGTCTGTACGACGAAGACGGCGATTGGCAGGGCCTGTACGCCATGGCGTTTCTGGATTCGCATCGCAAGGTCGAGCCCATCGCGGGCTATGGCTTTCTGAAAATCGGCAAGGTCAGCGAAAACTTCCGCCTGGGCACGGGCTACACGGTTTTCATGACGGCACGCCACGACATCATGAGCTACGTGCCCTTCCCGGGGATTCTTCCTCTGGTGGGCGCCGGCTACAAAGATGCCATGCTCTACGCCACCTACATCCCCGGCGGCAAGGGCAATGGCAACGTCTTGTTCGTTTTCGGACGCTGGCACTTCTGAGCCCCGGCTGGCTCAGCCTGCCGCCTGCACCAGCCGGCGCACCAGCGCGCCCAGCCGCCCATCGTCGATGCCGCTTTCGCGCAACGCCTGCTCCGTCTGCACCACATAATCCAGGCAACGCCCGGATTGCCCCACGGCGCGCCGTACCGAGTCCAGCAAGAGGTCTTCGGAGATGCCACGCGCATAATCGCCGCAACGGCGGTTGAGCAGAAACACCAGTCCGCGCACGGCGTGCGCGTCGGTTTCGCAACTCAGCCAGCGCGGGACATAGGCGCCGCGCGGCATCTCGCGCGCCCACAACATCTCGAACGTATCGGCCACGTCGGCCGCGGCGATCCGATAGGCCACGCCGCGGCAACAGCCTCCACGATCCAGACCGAAAACCAGCCCGGGCAGGTCCGGCGAGCCGCGATGATCATGCGACCATAAACAAAGCGAGCGGTGGTAGCCCCGGACCGTAGCCAGACGCCGCTCAACCCAGTTAAAGCTCGGTCGCCATATGAGCGATCCGTAGGCAAAGACCCAGAGATCTTCGGAGCGATTCCAGCCGCGCAGCAGATCGTCGACGGAAGCAGGTTCGGCGCAGAAGGCCGAGGGCGGGAACATCATGGCGGGAAGTGCGTAGCGGCGGCAACCGGGTCAGAATGGGAGATATGCTAAGCCGGCACTGGCGCAAATGGATTGCCACCTGGGCACTGCGCAAACCATTGAAATAAAAATCTCATCCGCGCGAGCCTTCCTGGCTGAAAAAAAATTCTCAAGCGCCCCTTCAGATGCCGGGCAGCGGCAGTTCGGTCGTGCTTTTTATGACTTCCATCGAGAAACTGGCGCTGACGTCGAGCAGATCCACGGCGTCGATCAGCCGGAGGTAAAAGCGGTCATAGGCGGCCATGTCTTCGACGACGACTTTGAGCAGATAGTCGATATCGCCCGCCATGCGATGAAACTCCACCACATTGGGCAGCGCCATCACCGCGCCGATCAAGGCCTGTGTCCATTTTGCGTTGTGCTGGCTGGTCTTGATGGTGACGAACACGGTGAGATTCAAACCCAGCGCGGCCGGATCCAGAAGAATGGCGTTGCGGGCGATGACGCCGTCGTCCTTGAGCTTCTGGATGCGCCGCCAGCAAGGGGTAACCGACAGATTCACCTGATCGGCGATCTCCGCCACCGAACGGGTGGCATCCTGTTGTAGCAAGCTCAGAATCTTGATGTCGGTCTGGTCCACTGCACCCTTTCCCAAATACTTTGCCGCCTGACCGGGCTATCAGCGCGCCCCGCGCACCGCACCCATCTTGCACGTTCCCCGCCGCCGAGTCCATCGGCACAAGCGCTCACCGGTCGCGCAGCGGGAAAAAATTTCTAAAAAAGTCGCTGCCCGGCCTGCAATTGGCAAAACCATACTCGGCCAGCCTGCCTAGGATAGAGGCCATGCTGTCGTCCCCGTCCTATCCCATGCCTCAGACCCGCACCGCTTCGCCTCTAGGCGAACGCTGTCGTCTCGTCGACCTTGCCGCGCAAAAGGCCGCTGCCAGCCTGCTGGCCGAACTGGCCGAGGGCGTCGCGACAACCGATGGCATGTTGGCTCATCTGCCCATCGATTTGCGCCAGGGCCGGCCCGACAGCTATACCCGCCATATCGCCTATGCGGATCCGCATGGCCGCTACACCATCGCCTATCTCATCTGACGGCAAGGGCAGTTCAGCCCCGTACACGGCC comes from Bordetella holmesii ATCC 51541 and encodes:
- a CDS encoding antimicrobial peptide resistance and lipid A acylation PagP family protein → MFRRFFIGLILCLPALSHACDSLPSWAQSACQRLDQIWTEGGDDLYVSGYAWHNRSMYSASKIRSFNEKAWGGGWGRSLYDEDGDWQGLYAMAFLDSHRKVEPIAGYGFLKIGKVSENFRLGTGYTVFMTARHDIMSYVPFPGILPLVGAGYKDAMLYATYIPGGKGNGNVLFVFGRWHF
- a CDS encoding chaC-like family protein, which gives rise to MAYRIAAADVADTFEMLWAREMPRGAYVPRWLSCETDAHAVRGLVFLLNRRCGDYARGISEDLLLDSVRRAVGQSGRCLDYVVQTEQALRESGIDDGRLGALVRRLVQAAG
- a CDS encoding asnC family protein; this translates as MDQTDIKILSLLQQDATRSVAEIADQVNLSVTPCWRRIQKLKDDGVIARNAILLDPAALGLNLTVFVTIKTSQHNAKWTQALIGAVMALPNVVEFHRMAGDIDYLLKVVVEDMAAYDRFYLRLIDAVDLLDVSASFSMEVIKSTTELPLPGI